Sequence from the Pedobacter sp. D749 genome:
CATTGGTTTTTGGCAGGCTAGGCGATTTAATCGGCCGGAAATATACTTTTTTGCTCACTTTGGTGCTGATGGGCGGCTCGACATTTTTTATCGGTTTAATTCCCTCTTATAAAAGTATTGGTTATGCTGCGCCCATTTTGGTTTTAATATTAAGGTTAATCCAGGGTTTGGCTTTGGGTGGCGAATATGGTGGCGCGGCAACTTATGTAGCAGAACATGCGCCGAAAAATAAACGTGGTTTTTTTACCAGCTGGATCCAAACTACTGCAACATTGGGGTTGTTTCTTTCGTTAGGAATTATTGTCATCACGAAAAATATTTTAGGCGCAGAAACTTTTGCCGATTGGGGTTGGAGAATTCCTTTTCTGTTATCGATTGTACTGGTAGTGGTTTCGATTTACATCCGCATGAAAATGCACGAATCGCCGATGTTTTCAAAACTAAAAGCCGAAGGAAATATCTCAAAAAATCCACTTAAAGAAAGCTTTAACAATAAAGCGAATTTTAAAATGGTACTCCTGGCATTATTTGGCGCTACCATGGGGCAGGGTGTGATCTGGTACACGGGTCAGTTTTATGCACAATCGTTTCTAGAGAATACCTGTAAGCTGGATTTTAACGATTCGAGGTATATTTTGCTTTGGGGAATCGCTTTTGCCACGCCATTTTTTGTGGTATTTGGTGCCTGGAGTGATAAGGTTGGCCGGAAATGGATCATGTTAAGTGGTATGCTTTTAGGCATTCTTTTTTATCGCCCCATCTATCAAATGTTTTTAGATGATACCGATTATACAAAAATTGAACAGACTGATGTTTTATCTGCTAGGCCGGCTCCGGTAACTGCTGTTTTAATTGCGAACTCAACTGATAGCTTACGAACCGTTTCTACTAAAGTAATGCTCAGAAATGGCGCTTCCTTTAACAGGGTGCAAACCGATACGATTTCTACAACCAAAGGGATTCTTTTAGGCAAAGAAGTAATAAAAGACAAAGTTTTACCAACGCCAGTATTCTGGAAATTCGTTGGCTTAATCTTCTTTCAGATTTTGCTCGTAACCATGGTTTATGGACCAATTGCGGCTTTTCTGGTAGAGTTATTCCCAACTAAAATCAGGTATACCTCTATGTCGCTACCTTATCATATCGGTAACGGCGTTTTTGGTGGGCTAGTACCTTTTATTGCAACGCTAATTGCAAGCTTTTCTGGTGCTACACCATTATCAGGCCTTTGGTATCCAATAGGTATAGCGGCATTGAGTCTGGTTATTGGCACTATTTATTTATCGAATAAAAGAGACGAAAATATTAACGACTAAATGCAAAAAAGATGAATACGTTAAAGAAGTTTTTAGGTTTGGTCTGGATGGTTTTAGGGCCATTAACAATGACTTTTTTGTTTATCCAGGCAATTGATAAAGTGGGCTTGACCCATACAAATATCGAGCGTACCAATACTATCCTGCAATGGGCAATTATCCTGTTTATTTTCCTCCCAATTAGTTTGGGGTTGATGATATTTGGCTTTTATGCATGGAAAGGTGAGTACGATCGCCTGCCAGAAAGTTCCGGGGAATTATAGTTTTTTATCTTGATCGAAAGTATTAGACAAGCTGATACCATGCAATCGTTCCCGACATCGTTTGCAACGTTTAATCTCAGAAAAACTTCTTTCTGATGGATATTAATGTTTAAAATTGTTCATCATATATTTTAAAACACGGCTGCGTTACAAAGTTTATACTTTTACGTGGCCGATTTTAATTTAAGCCTGACCAAATTAATATGAAAGCAATCATCCTATTCTTACTGACAATCATTTCATCAGCGGTTTATGCTTTAGATGTTAAACCTGATTTTGTGGTGGCTGCTGATGGAAGTGGAAACTTTAAAACCGTACAGGAAGCGATCCACGCTGTGCCGGATTTCAGGAATAAAACAACCATAATTTTCATTAAAAAAGGTATTTATAAAGAAAAACTGGTATTGGCGGCCTCTAAAAAGAATGTAAAGTTTATTGGGGAGAACTTAAACGAAACTATTTTAACCTATGATGATTATGCACAGAAGAAAAATATTTTTAGCGAAGAAAAAGGTACTTCCGGCTCTTCCAGCTTTTACATTTATGGTGAAGGCTTTTCTGCTGAGAACATCACTTTCGAAAATTCTTCAGGCCCGGTGGGGCAGGCGGTGGCCGTTTGGGCCGGTGGCGATAAACTGATTTTCACCAACTGCCGGTTTTTGGGTTTCCAGGATACACTTTATACGTATGGGGGCAATAATCGCCAGTATTATAAAAATTGTTACATCGAAGGTACGGTCGATTTTATTTTCGGTGCTTCGACAGCCTGGTTTGAAAGTTGCACCATTTTCTGCAAAAAGGCGGGTTATATTACAGCCGCTTCAACTGCTGATACCACAAAATATGGTTACGTACTCAACAAATGTAAAATCAAGGGAGATGCCCCTGCCAATAGTTTTTACCTGGGCCGCCCCTGGAGGCCTTATGCTAAAGTTGTTTACCTCAATTGCGAACTGCCTGATTTTATCCATCCCGATGGCTGGAACAATTGGGGAAAGGAAAGTAATGAGAAAACGGCTTATTATGCAGAATATAAAAGCAAGGGGAAAGGCGCCGATCCGGAAAATAGGGTAAAATGGTCGCGCCAATTAACAGAGATAGAATACAAGACCTATATTTTGGAAAACGTTTTCCGTGGATGGAATCCAGAGGTGAAATAAGAGGTGTAACATGTTGTTATACAGGTTTTAAATTCGTTTTTGAAGGCTATTTTTTGCCTCGTTTTCCGGTAACGATTGCATAGATTTCTCTTCTGTTTTAAGTGCAAACAACGTACACTTGTTATTACGATAACCAAGTATAATTTAACAGCGCAAATAATGAAACATATTTCTGGTCGTTTATGCCATATAAAAGTAGCTCTCGCATGCTTAATTTTATCTTCTGCAACTGCTATGGCTCAACAAAAGCAAAGCTTACCCATTATTCAGCAGGTTAAATTTAAAAAAGATACCATGAGCATTGTTAGTTTTGGGGCAAAAGGAGATGGCATTACCTTAAATACCGAAAACATTAATAAAACCATTGCCAGCGTTAGCCAGAAAGGTGGAGGTGTGGTATTAATTCCCTCAGGTTTGTGGTTAACTGGTCCTATCGAGTTAAAAAGTAATGTTAACCTGCATTTAAAGCGCGATGCCATTCTTCAGTTTACGGCCGATTTTAACCAGTATAAACTTGTTCAGGGAAATTGGGAAGGTCAGCCTGCATGGCGAAACCAGAGCCCGATTTCGGGTGTAAACCTCGAAAATATTGCTATTACCGGAAGTGGGATCATCGATGGCAACGGCGGTGCCTGGCGCATGGTTAAAAAAGATAAACTTACCGAAACACAGTGGAAAAACCTCGTTGCATCCGGAGGTATAGTTAAAGCAGATGGGAAAATGTGGTACCCGTCTGAAAAAACACTTAAAGGTTCCAATACTAAAAATCCAGGAGTAATTGAAGCGGGCAAAACAGCAGCAGATTATGAAGATATCAAAGATTTTCTCCGTCCGAATTTATTGGTTTTAACGGGTTGTAAAAAAATTCTTTTAGAAGGTGTTACCTTTCAGAATTCGCCAGCTTGGAATTTACATCCTTTGCTTTGCGAGGATTTAACCTTAAGAAATTTACAGGTAAAAAATCCCTGGTTTGCACAGAACGGCGATGGAGTTGATGTTGAATCGTGTAAAAACGTATTAATTGAGGGCAGCACTTTTGATGTGGGAGATGATGGGATCTGTATCAAATCTGGTCGCGATGAAGCTGGCCGTAAACGTGGTGTACCAACTGAAAATGTAATTGTAAGAAATAATATCGTTTACCATGCCCATGGCGGTTTTGTAATCGGAAGCGAAATGAGCGGTGGTGCAAAAAACATCTGGGTGTACGACTGTTCTTTTATCGGTACCGATATCGGCCTGCGTTTTAAAACCACCCGTGGCCGTGGTGGTGTGGTAGAAAATATTTACATCAATAACATCAACATGATCGATATTCCTGGCGAAGCCATTTTGTTCGATATGTATTATGCTGCGGTTGATCCGGTTCCTTTGGCTGGCGAAAAACGTGAAGTCATTAAAACGGTTACTGTTCCTGTTACTGAGGCTACTCCCCAGTTTAAGAACTTTTACATTAAAGATGTAGTAGCTAATGGTGCTGAGAAAGCAATATTTTTCAGGGGATTACCAGAAATGAACATCAAAGATATTCATTTGGAAAACGTAACTATAAAAGCTAAGAAGGGTATCGAAATTATTGAGGCAACAGGAATTTTCCTGAAAAACGTAAATGTAATTACTGATAATACCAGTCCGGTGGTGATGATTCAGAACGGTTCGAATATCAACATCAGCAAGCTCAGCTATCCAATGAACAGCAAAGTTTTATTTGATGTTTCAGGCGAAAAATCAAAAGGGGTAAAAATTAGCGGAACTGATGTTTCTAAAGCGAAAACAGCTTCCGTTTTGGGCACTGAGGTAGATAAAAAAGCACTGGAAATTTCAAAATAACAGCATCATGAAGCAATTAATCTTATATACAGCAGCTGCACTTATTGGTTTTTCTATTTTAACACAAAGTGGATTTGCCCAAAAGAAACTGTCGGAACAGTTAACCTTAACTGCAATGGAACAACTTTGGCAGGATACTACTGTTTTAAAAGGGCCAAAGGGGCCGAGATGGTCGTACGATATGGGTGTTGTGCTTGAAGGTTCGGCAGCAGTTTGGCGCAATACCGGCGATGGAAAATATTTCAAATACATCCAAAGTTCGATGGATGCTTATCTGGATAAAGAAGGAAATATCACCACTTACAAGCCCGATGACTTTAACATCGACAACATCAAAAACGGTCGTTCATTATTGTTGCTCTATAAAGTTACCGGACAGCAGAAATACCTGTTAGCAGCAACCAAATTATACGATCAGCTGCAAAAACAGCCACGTACCAAAGAAGGTGGTTTTTGGCATAAGAAAATATATCCAAACCAAATGTGGCTGGATGGTTTATACATGGGTGAGCCATTCTACGCTGAATATGCCAAGCTGATGAAAAAAGATGCTGCTTTTGATGACATCGCCAAACAGTTTATCCTCATGGAAAAAAACGCCCGCGATGCAAAAACGGGCTTGCTTTACCATGGCTATGATGAAAGCAGGACCGAACAATGGGCGGATAAAACAACCGGACGATCACCAAATTTTTGGGCCAGAGCAATGGGCTGGTACATCATGGCTTTGGTAGATGTGTTGGATAATTTTCCGGCCGATCATCCGCAAAGGAAAGAATTACTGGCCATTTTAAACCGTACGGCAACAGTGGTGGTAAAATACCAGGATCCGAAATCGGGTGTTTGGTTTGATATTTTGGACATGCCTGCCCGTAAAGGGAATTACCTGGAAAGTTCGGCATCGAGCATGTTTGTATACGGCTTAGCCAAAGGTGTACGCAAGGGCTGGCTGGCACCATCGTTTATGGCAGCGGCAAATAAAGGTTATGCAGGTTTAAAGAAAGAATTTATAGAAAAAGCAGGCGATGAAAGGGTAAACCTCACTAAAACCGTTTCCGTATCTGGTTTGGGCGGAAAACCTAAATACCGCGATGGTAGCTTCGATTATTACATCAGTGAAAAAGTAATCACCAACGATCCTAAAGGAATGGGTGCATTTGTGTGTGCCGCTGCCGAAATGGAAGTCGATCAGCTGCCAAAGCATGGGAAAGGTTTAACGGTTACGGTTGATAATTTCTTCAACAACGAATACATGAACGGTCCAACCGGAGATAAAATCCCTTTCCATTACCTTTGGGAAGAAGATGATAACAATGGTTTCTCTTTATTCGGAAAAGTATTTAACGATGCTGGTGTTAAAACCAGGACGCTTAAAACTGCACCAACAACTTCAAATTTAAAAGGAACTAACATTTACATTATTGTAGATCCTGATACCGAAAAAGAAACAGCAAACCCGAATTTCATGAATGCTGCCCATGCGAAACAGATCAGTGATTGGGTAAAAGCAGGTGGCGTTTTGGTCCTGCTATTAAACGATGTGGGTAACTGCGAAATTTCGAAATTTAATGTGTTGCCTGAAACCTTTGGGATTCATTTTAATGAAGATAGCCGCAATAAAGTTCAGGGCGCAAATTTTGAACAGGGTGCAATAAAAATCCCGGCAGGGAATGCTATTTTCAAGACAGCCAAAAAAGTGTACATCAAAGAAATTTCTACCATTGTGGCGAAAAGTCCGGCTTTTTCTGCTTTAACGGATAAAGGAGATGTGATTGTTGCTACTGTAAAATATGGTAAAGGAACAGTTTTCGCTGTGGGCGATCCCTGGTTTTATAATGAATATATCGACGGTAGAAAATTACCTGCTGAATTTGAAAATTTTAAGGCTACGAATGATTTGGTGAACTGGCTGATTAAACAGGTGCCCGGGAAGAAGTAGGATTTAACCACAGATGAAAAGGATGAACACAGATGAATAATGGTTCGTGAAGACACGAACCATGGCGAATAAAAAAGAAAAGTCCTCCGTGTTAATCCGTGCCTCCGTGGCAAATACTAACCATGGCGTAAAAGAAAATTAGTAGCCTGTAAGGACACAGGTCACGGAACAAAGAAAATGATGAAAATAAAAATATGGTTCACCCTAATCTGCAGCACTTTATTACTATCGTGTTATGCCCAGCAGCCTACCGATTCTATGGCAGATAAAATGCTTGTTTATCAATTAGGCAATGGTGGCTGGCCAAAGCAATTGGATGATAAAAGTGTGGTTAACTACGGTGCAGCTTTAACCCCTGAGTTATTGGCCAAAATAAAAGCCACTAAAGATTTACATGCTACTTTCGATAATAAAGCCACCAGCAGAGAAGTGGTTTACCTGGTAAAAGCCTATAAAAAAACACAGAATAAGGCTTATTTAGCGGCAGCTGAAAAAGGATTGGATTATATTTTATCTGCTCAGTATGCCAATGGTGGCTGGCCACAATATTATCCTGATAAAGCTTCGTACCGTTCAGAAATTACTTACAACGATGATGCGATGATCAATGTACTGAACATTTTACAGGATATTGCTACGCAAACGAACGATTTCGAA
This genomic interval carries:
- a CDS encoding glycoside hydrolase family 88 protein, with the translated sequence MKQLILYTAAALIGFSILTQSGFAQKKLSEQLTLTAMEQLWQDTTVLKGPKGPRWSYDMGVVLEGSAAVWRNTGDGKYFKYIQSSMDAYLDKEGNITTYKPDDFNIDNIKNGRSLLLLYKVTGQQKYLLAATKLYDQLQKQPRTKEGGFWHKKIYPNQMWLDGLYMGEPFYAEYAKLMKKDAAFDDIAKQFILMEKNARDAKTGLLYHGYDESRTEQWADKTTGRSPNFWARAMGWYIMALVDVLDNFPADHPQRKELLAILNRTATVVVKYQDPKSGVWFDILDMPARKGNYLESSASSMFVYGLAKGVRKGWLAPSFMAAANKGYAGLKKEFIEKAGDERVNLTKTVSVSGLGGKPKYRDGSFDYYISEKVITNDPKGMGAFVCAAAEMEVDQLPKHGKGLTVTVDNFFNNEYMNGPTGDKIPFHYLWEEDDNNGFSLFGKVFNDAGVKTRTLKTAPTTSNLKGTNIYIIVDPDTEKETANPNFMNAAHAKQISDWVKAGGVLVLLLNDVGNCEISKFNVLPETFGIHFNEDSRNKVQGANFEQGAIKIPAGNAIFKTAKKVYIKEISTIVAKSPAFSALTDKGDVIVATVKYGKGTVFAVGDPWFYNEYIDGRKLPAEFENFKATNDLVNWLIKQVPGKK
- a CDS encoding glycoside hydrolase family 28 protein gives rise to the protein MKHISGRLCHIKVALACLILSSATAMAQQKQSLPIIQQVKFKKDTMSIVSFGAKGDGITLNTENINKTIASVSQKGGGVVLIPSGLWLTGPIELKSNVNLHLKRDAILQFTADFNQYKLVQGNWEGQPAWRNQSPISGVNLENIAITGSGIIDGNGGAWRMVKKDKLTETQWKNLVASGGIVKADGKMWYPSEKTLKGSNTKNPGVIEAGKTAADYEDIKDFLRPNLLVLTGCKKILLEGVTFQNSPAWNLHPLLCEDLTLRNLQVKNPWFAQNGDGVDVESCKNVLIEGSTFDVGDDGICIKSGRDEAGRKRGVPTENVIVRNNIVYHAHGGFVIGSEMSGGAKNIWVYDCSFIGTDIGLRFKTTRGRGGVVENIYINNINMIDIPGEAILFDMYYAAVDPVPLAGEKREVIKTVTVPVTEATPQFKNFYIKDVVANGAEKAIFFRGLPEMNIKDIHLENVTIKAKKGIEIIEATGIFLKNVNVITDNTSPVVMIQNGSNINISKLSYPMNSKVLFDVSGEKSKGVKISGTDVSKAKTASVLGTEVDKKALEISK
- a CDS encoding MFS transporter, translated to MSDTLPRNNIFKVIGASSLGTLIEWYDFYIFGSLAVIIGHQLFPEDAGASALINTLAIFAAGFIVRPFGALVFGRLGDLIGRKYTFLLTLVLMGGSTFFIGLIPSYKSIGYAAPILVLILRLIQGLALGGEYGGAATYVAEHAPKNKRGFFTSWIQTTATLGLFLSLGIIVITKNILGAETFADWGWRIPFLLSIVLVVVSIYIRMKMHESPMFSKLKAEGNISKNPLKESFNNKANFKMVLLALFGATMGQGVIWYTGQFYAQSFLENTCKLDFNDSRYILLWGIAFATPFFVVFGAWSDKVGRKWIMLSGMLLGILFYRPIYQMFLDDTDYTKIEQTDVLSARPAPVTAVLIANSTDSLRTVSTKVMLRNGASFNRVQTDTISTTKGILLGKEVIKDKVLPTPVFWKFVGLIFFQILLVTMVYGPIAAFLVELFPTKIRYTSMSLPYHIGNGVFGGLVPFIATLIASFSGATPLSGLWYPIGIAALSLVIGTIYLSNKRDENIND
- a CDS encoding DUF6814 family protein; this translates as MNTLKKFLGLVWMVLGPLTMTFLFIQAIDKVGLTHTNIERTNTILQWAIILFIFLPISLGLMIFGFYAWKGEYDRLPESSGEL
- a CDS encoding pectinesterase family protein gives rise to the protein MKAIILFLLTIISSAVYALDVKPDFVVAADGSGNFKTVQEAIHAVPDFRNKTTIIFIKKGIYKEKLVLAASKKNVKFIGENLNETILTYDDYAQKKNIFSEEKGTSGSSSFYIYGEGFSAENITFENSSGPVGQAVAVWAGGDKLIFTNCRFLGFQDTLYTYGGNNRQYYKNCYIEGTVDFIFGASTAWFESCTIFCKKAGYITAASTADTTKYGYVLNKCKIKGDAPANSFYLGRPWRPYAKVVYLNCELPDFIHPDGWNNWGKESNEKTAYYAEYKSKGKGADPENRVKWSRQLTEIEYKTYILENVFRGWNPEVK